A window of the Sporosarcina sp. FSL K6-2383 genome harbors these coding sequences:
- a CDS encoding glycosyltransferase — MKKIVVFSNMYPSSQHPTFGLFVKNQVELLQWAGLDVDVVAIQDPGKGKVRALQKYMIWFSRSVVYLMKNQKKLSLTHAHYAFPTGILSLMGKRMFGIPYVVTVHGGDIDQMAARSQRIARMTKRILQQAEAVIVVGDKLRKDVTSRFGVANANVHVMSMGVDTSVFNYVQKEEARNQIGLSQDEKILLFVGNITRAKGLLELVEAFDSLKLSLPDSSLYIVGSQKDSHFFEELRSFIRDKDVEDIHFKEPLGQAALSLWMSAADALILPSHHEGFGLVALEAMSAGTKVVGTDVGGLSYLLKDGAGVLVEAKNPDSLAQGMWSVLDEEVIDEAVVRARIAEHSFEAILEKLLSIYRSAEKGQVDRNE, encoded by the coding sequence ATGAAAAAAATAGTTGTGTTTAGCAATATGTATCCGTCATCACAGCATCCGACATTTGGATTATTTGTCAAAAATCAAGTGGAGCTTCTTCAATGGGCAGGTCTTGATGTGGATGTAGTTGCGATTCAGGATCCGGGTAAAGGGAAAGTAAGAGCCTTACAAAAATATATGATATGGTTTAGTCGTTCTGTTGTTTATTTAATGAAAAACCAAAAAAAATTATCACTTACGCATGCACATTATGCATTTCCGACAGGGATTCTGTCATTGATGGGGAAAAGGATGTTTGGCATTCCTTATGTTGTAACGGTTCATGGTGGCGATATTGATCAAATGGCTGCAAGGAGTCAACGAATTGCTCGTATGACGAAGAGGATTTTGCAACAGGCGGAGGCTGTCATTGTTGTGGGGGACAAGCTTCGGAAAGACGTAACAAGCCGTTTCGGTGTTGCAAATGCAAACGTGCATGTCATGAGCATGGGTGTTGATACGTCTGTCTTTAACTATGTGCAGAAAGAGGAGGCCCGCAACCAGATTGGCCTGTCGCAAGATGAAAAAATACTGCTATTCGTAGGGAATATTACCCGAGCAAAAGGGTTGCTTGAACTTGTTGAAGCGTTCGATTCGTTGAAATTGTCGTTACCTGATAGCTCGTTGTATATCGTTGGTTCGCAGAAAGATAGTCATTTTTTCGAAGAGTTGCGGTCGTTTATCCGCGATAAGGATGTGGAAGATATCCACTTTAAAGAGCCATTAGGACAAGCTGCGTTATCTCTTTGGATGTCGGCTGCCGATGCACTGATTTTGCCTTCACACCATGAGGGCTTTGGATTGGTCGCACTTGAGGCCATGTCTGCTGGCACGAAGGTTGTTGGTACAGATGTTGGTGGGCTGTCTTATTTATTGAAGGATGGTGCTGGGGTTTTAGTCGAAGCGAAAAATCCGGACTCGTTGGCGCAAGGTATGTGGAGTGTGCTAGATGAAGAGGTGATTGATGAAGCCGTTGTGCGCGCAAGAATTGCGGAACACTCCTTTGAAGCTATTTTAGAGAAGTTATTATCGATTTATCGTTCAGCTGAGAAAGGTCAGGTTGATCGTAATGAGTAA
- a CDS encoding N-acetylmuramoyl-L-alanine amidase, with translation MRTIKWAAVVLMIFALVSIVPGRSSAQQIQFKDVTPTKEYYEQVNYIAGLGIIKGYQEKDGATFKPGNNLTRAQAAKMLIIAAEKQDIPTPSIEFKDLKVGTEQYDYASRAVALGYFKADTNGYFKPNENLKRGEMGNALAVAFNLSEKITGERPMMMTDISKDYGYAERINGLYYAGVTRGDAGKFLPNSFLTRSQFTLFLARAMDEKFTLAVKLPEVTARTYFAKVTTEGEDVLNVRTLPSVDGSVIHKLGSGDIVEVVGQTGDWLHILFNHGVGYINRSYTIEVGTEVPPVIAPPTSTSNLTGKVTVNSLNIRESASTDSPIIDSLTLGQTVEILSLDGYWAEIYINSNIGYVHKSYLKLLNTTNKPLQDRIIILDAGHGDHDPGATNNKVTEKSITLKVALLVEAKLNNAGANVIMTRSDDTYLSLEQRTEFAKKNYAETFVSIHVNSATSASAKGTETFFDSSSNPNSAESKALATLIQKNLVKNASMTDRGVKDERFYVIRNNNVASVLIELAFLSNTDDFKKLTSDSFLEIYAESIYQGLVQYYSAP, from the coding sequence ATGAGAACAATTAAATGGGCTGCCGTTGTACTGATGATCTTCGCTCTCGTTTCCATAGTCCCGGGACGTTCATCTGCACAACAAATTCAATTCAAGGATGTCACACCTACTAAGGAATATTACGAGCAAGTCAATTACATAGCGGGTCTTGGTATTATTAAAGGTTACCAGGAGAAAGATGGAGCGACCTTTAAACCTGGCAATAATCTAACTCGTGCACAAGCAGCTAAAATGCTTATCATTGCTGCCGAAAAGCAGGACATCCCTACTCCGTCTATCGAATTCAAAGATCTTAAAGTTGGAACCGAGCAGTATGATTATGCAAGCCGTGCTGTCGCCCTTGGTTATTTCAAGGCAGATACAAATGGCTACTTTAAACCTAACGAAAACTTAAAACGTGGTGAAATGGGCAATGCACTTGCGGTTGCCTTCAATCTTTCAGAAAAAATTACAGGCGAGCGTCCTATGATGATGACCGATATCTCAAAAGACTATGGCTATGCCGAACGCATCAATGGGCTGTACTATGCTGGCGTTACAAGAGGGGACGCCGGAAAGTTCCTGCCGAATAGCTTTCTAACACGCTCACAGTTCACACTTTTTCTAGCACGTGCGATGGATGAAAAGTTTACTTTAGCAGTCAAACTTCCTGAAGTAACAGCTAGGACCTATTTTGCTAAAGTAACTACTGAAGGCGAAGACGTACTTAACGTTCGCACTTTGCCATCAGTTGATGGCTCTGTTATTCACAAGTTAGGCAGTGGAGATATCGTTGAAGTAGTCGGTCAAACTGGGGATTGGCTACACATTCTTTTCAATCATGGGGTAGGCTATATTAACAGAAGCTACACGATTGAGGTTGGCACGGAAGTACCCCCTGTGATTGCACCACCGACTAGTACAAGCAATTTGACGGGAAAAGTAACCGTTAATAGCCTTAATATCCGGGAATCTGCCAGCACAGACTCTCCCATCATCGACTCATTAACACTTGGACAAACAGTCGAGATACTATCATTGGATGGTTACTGGGCCGAAATCTATATAAATTCAAATATAGGTTATGTCCATAAAAGCTATTTAAAATTACTGAACACAACTAACAAGCCCCTTCAAGATCGAATTATTATATTAGATGCTGGTCACGGCGATCATGATCCAGGTGCTACCAATAATAAAGTAACAGAGAAAAGCATTACCCTAAAAGTCGCTCTGCTTGTAGAAGCTAAGCTGAATAATGCAGGTGCAAATGTCATCATGACACGTTCTGATGATACCTATTTATCATTGGAGCAGCGTACGGAGTTTGCAAAGAAAAATTATGCCGAAACATTTGTCTCTATTCATGTGAATTCTGCTACATCTGCTTCAGCTAAAGGGACTGAAACGTTTTTTGATTCATCTTCTAATCCTAATTCTGCTGAAAGTAAGGCGTTAGCAACTTTGATTCAAAAAAATCTAGTGAAAAACGCCAGCATGACTGATCGAGGCGTGAAGGATGAGCGTTTTTACGTCATTCGAAATAATAACGTTGCTTCCGTACTCATCGAGCTTGCTTTTCTATCAAATACAGATGACTTTAAAAAGCTAACAAGTGATAGCTTTTTGGAAATCTACGCCGAGTCCATTTATCAAGGTCTCGTACAATATTATTCAGCGCCTTAA
- a CDS encoding lipid II flippase MurJ, protein MSKMMKIIGAVAVINIVARMFGFLREVVIGNQYGTTTTADAIATAYAIPNFIYLVVGGGLTTAFISVYHSTRTDKSLYVRKSFTTVLVAAVSITAFLMIFTDPVLKLFFNNRSAEDFALIRNLYLWMMPSSIILVLSTWMSGALNINGKYNLSSMAVLLYNAAFVGIAVLLTKPFGAESYGIGAMIAAILMGGFLYVGFRRSKLYSLKPSFGMSDDVKRLWVIALPILFGGASLQFYILIHRIVAAQFDAGVISAVNYASKSTGLPQAILMTAVTTVIYPLLSKKEGEGDMETIRKLYKKGMLYLVTLLAPATAVAYFFAEPLISFVFERGEFTRESTLLMTPIFQVFALSMFFLAANTFITRFYYAKANSIVPVIFSVISVLGINIAVIYLMKDAFGASSIAYGTFISAAINFVMLVIYARVKWKL, encoded by the coding sequence ATGAGTAAAATGATGAAAATTATCGGGGCTGTCGCTGTGATTAATATCGTGGCGCGGATGTTTGGTTTTTTACGAGAAGTTGTCATTGGGAACCAGTATGGCACAACGACGACGGCGGATGCCATTGCGACAGCGTATGCAATACCGAATTTCATTTACCTCGTGGTAGGTGGGGGATTGACGACGGCGTTTATATCGGTCTATCATTCGACGAGAACGGATAAGTCCTTGTATGTACGCAAATCGTTTACGACTGTTCTTGTGGCGGCTGTGTCGATAACGGCTTTCTTAATGATCTTTACAGATCCAGTGTTAAAGCTGTTTTTCAACAATCGAAGTGCCGAGGATTTCGCATTGATACGTAATCTTTATCTTTGGATGATGCCTTCTTCTATCATTCTTGTGTTATCGACATGGATGAGTGGGGCGCTAAATATCAATGGTAAATACAATTTGTCGAGTATGGCAGTACTGCTCTACAATGCGGCATTTGTCGGAATTGCTGTGCTGCTGACGAAGCCGTTTGGAGCGGAATCCTACGGAATTGGTGCTATGATAGCTGCCATTTTAATGGGAGGATTCTTGTATGTTGGTTTTCGGAGATCAAAACTATATTCGTTAAAACCATCTTTTGGCATGTCTGATGATGTTAAACGGTTATGGGTCATCGCGTTGCCGATTTTGTTTGGTGGAGCCTCATTACAATTCTATATCCTTATCCATCGAATTGTAGCGGCTCAATTTGATGCAGGTGTGATTTCAGCGGTTAACTACGCATCGAAATCGACAGGCCTTCCACAGGCAATTCTGATGACTGCGGTGACAACGGTTATTTACCCTCTTTTGAGTAAAAAAGAAGGAGAGGGCGATATGGAGACCATCCGCAAGCTTTATAAAAAAGGGATGCTCTATTTAGTTACACTACTTGCACCAGCAACGGCTGTCGCGTACTTTTTTGCGGAACCGCTTATCAGTTTCGTTTTCGAACGAGGGGAATTTACGAGAGAATCGACCTTGTTGATGACACCGATATTCCAAGTATTTGCGCTGTCGATGTTCTTCTTGGCTGCGAATACGTTTATTACTCGATTTTATTATGCAAAAGCTAATTCAATTGTGCCGGTCATATTCAGTGTGATTAGTGTCTTGGGGATTAATATAGCAGTTATCTATTTAATGAAGGATGCGTTTGGTGCTTCATCGATTGCATATGGTACGTTTATTAGTGCGGCGATAAACTTTGTGATGCTTGTAATTTATGCACGAGTGAAGTGGAAGCTGTAA